The following coding sequences lie in one Apium graveolens cultivar Ventura chromosome 1, ASM990537v1, whole genome shotgun sequence genomic window:
- the LOC141719670 gene encoding uncharacterized protein LOC141719670, giving the protein MWDYPLFLNRVFLFPSQFFFLSRIINITYFVFCFVSAAKEINEDNVPLVEETARMKKARLAGLDTRGKATEPIFLRKHKEPMGEASTEGAEGHNAPITAAAPAAAATGAFQPLWGFRRGDTVVGSTKHAWDWSYHSVTPKDFTDVVATPDLERIKLMGAQSLASSNAYFQGAVRQAESWKRASDKADNALRRQQKKYATLEKKLKRKEEELGESNAELVVLRAEKDKAIDNYLDSEEFAQSMRIRDDSVFPEFFRTGWDTALGTVNEACPDINPADYICPDDEALLQRFRTRVVVSDHVPQDPLLPPPESSSRPAEDDSSSSSETTETSSESGEDDDMDAEGTSAP; this is encoded by the exons atgtgggactatcctctgtttctcaacagggtatttctcttcccttctcaatttttctttctttcacgcattattaacatcacttattttgtcttttgctttgtttcagctgctaaggagattaacgaggacaatgtccccttggtcgaggaaacagctaggatgaagaaagctcggttagcaggcctagacaccagaggaaaggcgacagagcctatcttcttgagaaagcacaaggagcctatgggggaggcttcaactgaaggagctgagggccataatgctcctatcactgctgctgcccctgctgctgctgctacaggcgcctttcagcctctctggggattccgccgaggggataccgtggttggttccacgaagcatgcttgggattggtcctaccatagcgtgactccaaaggactttactgatgtagTGGCCActcctgaccttgagaggattaagctcatgggagcccaatctctggcttcg tctaacgcctactttcaaggcgctgtgaggcaagccgaatcatggaagcgggcttctgataaggccgataacgccctcaggaggcagcagaagaagtatgctaccctggagaagaagctcaagcgcaaggaggaagaactcggagagtctaacgccgagctggtggtacttcgggcggagaaggataaagctatagacaattatctggactcggaggagtttgcccaatccatgaggattagggatgattcagtctttcccgagttttttaggactggttgggacacggcccttgggaccgtgaacgaggcttgtcctgatattaacccggcggactacatctgccctgacgatgaggccttgctacagaggtttcgtacccgagtagtcgtctcggatcatgttcctcaggatccacttcttcctcctcccgagtcctCTTCCAGACCcgctgaggatgacagctcttcctcctccgagacgacggagacatctagcgagagcggagaagacgatgatatggacgccgagggcacctcagctccttag